One stretch of Punica granatum isolate Tunisia-2019 chromosome 5, ASM765513v2, whole genome shotgun sequence DNA includes these proteins:
- the LOC116209306 gene encoding exopolygalacturonase-like — MKLQITAAAALLLLSVSIGDAEVFDVMKYGAKADGATCISQALMSAWKEACASTTPSKILIPRGTYALGAITFQGPCKAPLEFQLQGTVKAPAESAQFKEESWVTFQYLDHLTLSGGGVFDGQGKIAWSQNDCHKNKNCRKIINLRFNFVTNALVQDITTLDSKNFHVNVLGCKNFTFNRFTVTAPGNSPNTDGIHIAKVDGINITDSSIGTGDDCISIGDGSKNIRVTRVNCGPGHGISVGSLGRNKGEESVQGLWVKNCTLTDTQNGVRIKTWPASFPGSVSDMHFEDIKMVNVGNPILIDQLYCPWNQCKADIPSLVKIRNVTFKNIHGTSSTAVAVKLTCSSKVPCENVVVGNVRLTYTGPEAPAATSQCSNVAPSFLGTQTPSVCAKAA, encoded by the exons ATGAAGTTGCAAAtcacagcagcagcagcattGCTATTGCTGTCCGTTTCCATTGGTGACGCTGAGGTTTTTGATGTCATGAAATACGGGGCAAAGGCCGACGGTGCTACCTGCATTAGCCAA GCTTTGATGAGTGCGTGGAAggaggcttgtgcatcgacaACACCTAGCAAAATACTGATTCCACGCGGGACGTATGCCCTCGGAGCCATCACATTTCAGGGCCCTTGCAAAGCCCCCTTGGAGTTTCAGCTCCAAGGCACGGTGAAGGCTCCGGCAGAGTCCGCCCAATTTAAGGAAGAGAGTTGGGTCACCTTTCAATACCTTGACCATTTAACCTTGTCGGGTGGTGGAGTCTTCGATGGCCAGGGGAAGATTGCGTGGAGCCAGAACGACTGCCATAAGAACAAGAACTGCAGGAAGATTATC AACTTGAGGTTCAACTTTGTCACCAACGCGCTAGTCCAAGACATCACCACTCTTGACAGTAAGAACTTCCACGTGAATGTACTGGGTTGCAAGAACTTCACCTTCAATCGCTTCACAGTAACTGCACCGGGCAATAGCCCCAACACTGATGGGATCCACATAGCCAAAGTCGACGGGATCAACATCACTGACTCAAGCATTGGGACCGGGGATGACTGCATCTCCATTGGGGATGGGAGCAAAAATATCCGAGTGACCCGGGTGAACTGCGGACCAGGGCACGGCATCAGCGTCGGGAGCCTAGGCAGGAACAAGGGCGAGGAGTCTGTGCAGGGTCTCTGGGTCAAGAACTGCACCCTCACTGACACGCAGAATGGCGTCAGGATTAAGACCTGGCCGGCATCCTTCCCTGGATCAGTTTCTGACATGCACTTCGAGGATATCAAAATGGTCAATGTCGGGAACCCTATCCTCATCGACCAGTTGTACTGTCCCTGGAACCAGTGCAAGGCCGAT ATCCCGTCTTTGGTGAAGATCAGAAACGTGACCTTCAAGAATATCCACGGGACCTCGTCCACAGCAGTGGCAGTGAAGCTCACGTGCAGCAGCAAGGTGCCGTGTGAGAATGTGGTGGTTGGCAACGTCAGGCTCACCTACACTGGCCCTGAGGCCCCGGCAGCCACCTCCCAATGTTCAAATGTTGCCCCCTCCTTTTTGGGCACGCAGACTCCCTCCGTTTGTGCCAAAGCTGCCTGA
- the LOC116206674 gene encoding exopolygalacturonase-like, translating to MATIELQISAAAALLLLSISSVGNAQLIFDIMKYGATADGVSSIDQALLSAWKDACASATPSKIVIPPGTYPLGEITLQGPCKAPLEVQLQGTLKAPADSAQFKQDGWVTFQYLDGFTLSGGGVFDGQGKLAWSQNDCNKNKNCRKIINLRFNFVTNALVQDITTRDSKNFHVNVLGCKNFTFNRFTVTAPGDSPNTDGIHIAKVDGVNVTDSNIGTGDDCISIGDGTKQLHITGVNCGPGHGISVGSLGKTRGEEPVQGVWVKNCTITGTQNGVRIKTWPASFPGSVSDMHFEDVTMVNVGNPIFIDQLYCPWNQCKADIPSLVKISNVSFRNIHGTSSTAVAVKLTCSSKVPCENVEVGDINLTYSGPEAPAAISECSNVTPTFSGTQVPSVCAKEA from the exons ATGGCGACAATAGAGTTGCAAAtttcagcagcagcagcattGCTATTGTTGTCCATCTCTTCGGTTGGTAACGCCCAGCTGATTTTTGATATCATGAAGTACGGGGCAACGGCTGATGGTGTATCCAGCATCGATCAA GCTTTGCTGAGTGCATGGAAGGACGCTTGTGCATCGGCAACCCCCAGCAAGATAGTGATTCCACCGGGGACCTACCCGCTCGGAGAAATCACACTTCAGGGCCCTTGCAAGGCCCCCTTGGAGGTTCAGCTCCAAGGCACGCTCAAGGCCCCGGCGGACTCCGCCCAATTCAAGCAAGATGGGTGGGTCACCTTTCAGTACCTTGACGGGTTCACCTTGTCCGGCGGTGGTGTCTTTGATGGCCAAGGAAAACTTGCTTGGAGCCAGAACGATTGCAACAAGAACAAGAACTGCAGGAAGATTATC AACTTAAGGTTCAACTTCGTCACCAACGCCCTAGTCCAGGACATCACCACGCGCGACAGCAAGAACTTCCACGTGAATGTGTTGGGATGCAAGAACTTCACCTTCAATCGCTTCACGGTCACAGCACCGGGTGATAGTCCAAATACCGATGGAATCCACATTGCCAAGGTTGATGGCGTCAATGTGACAGACTCAAACATTGGGACAGGAGATGATTGCATATCCATCGGAGATGGGACCAAGCAACTCCACATTACCGGGGTCAACTGCGGACCGGGACATGGCATCAGCGTGGGAAGCCTGGGGAAGACGCGAGGTGAAGAGCCTGTGCAGGGAGTCTGGGTCAAGAACTGCACCATCACTGGCACCCAGAACGGCGTCAGGATTAAGACCTGGCCTGCTTCTTTCCCGGGATCCGTTTCCGACATGCACTTTGAGGATGTTACAATGGTCAATGTTGGGAACCCGATCTTCATCGATCAGCTGTATTGCCCCTGGAACCAGTGCAAGGCTGAC ATCCCGTCTTTGGTGAAGATCAGCAACGTGAGCTTCAGGAATATCCACGGTACCTCATCGACAGCAGTGGCAGTGAAGCTCACGTGCAGCAGCAAGGTTCCGTGTGAGAACGTGGAGGTCGGCGACATCAACCTCACCTATTCCGGCCCTGAGGCCCCAGCAGCTATCTCCGAATGCTCCAACGTTACCCCAACCTTTTCGGGCACACAGGTCCCCTCCGTTTGTGCCAAAGAAGCTTAA
- the LOC116209355 gene encoding vesicle-associated protein 4-2-like, with protein sequence MAVAEQTRPAASEGKVWGFFKSAFRNGSNGSSASSSTMNVHHHGGNPPLPEGSLLQGSNSVSSVAKSLLPNRRRLKLDPATKLYFPYEPGKQVRSAIKIKNISKSHVAFKFQTTAPKSCFMRPPGAILAPGESIIATVFKFVEQPENNEKPVNQKSKVKFKIMCLKVKGPMDYVPEMFDEQKDQAAVEQILRVVFLDPERPSPALEKLKRQLADADAAVEARKKPPEDAGPRIIGEGLVIDEWKERRERYLARQQVEGVDSM encoded by the exons ATGGCGGTAGCTGAGCAGACGAGACCGGCGGCTTCGGAGGGCAAGGTCTGGGGGTTCTTCAAGTCAGCGTTCCGGAACGGGTCGAACGGGTCGTCGGCTTCGTCGTCAACCATGAACGTTCATCACCACGGCGGCAACCCTCCGCTGCCGGAGGGATCGCTCCTTCAGGGATCCAATTCGGTCTCGTCGGTGGCGAAGTCGTTGCTTCCCAACCGCCGCCGGCTCAAGCTCGATCCCGCCACCAAACTCTACTTCCCAT ATGAACCCGGGAAGCAGGTCAGGAGCGCCATCAAGATTAAAAACATAAGCAAGTCCCATGTAGCCTTCAAG TTTCAAACAACTGCACCGAAAAGCTGTTTCATGCGCCCACCCGGGGCCATTCTTGCACCTGGTGAAAGTATCATTGCAACAG TATTCAAGTTTGTGGAGCAGCcagaaaacaatgaaaaacCAGTGAATCAGAAGAGCAAGGTTAaattcaagatcatgtgtCTGAAGGTCAAAGGACCAATGGACTATGTGCCTGAGATG TTTGATGAGCAGAAGGACCAAGCTGCAGTTGAACAGATATTGCGtgttgtttttcttgatcCTGAGCGTCCCAGTCCA GCTCTGGAGAAATTGAAGCGCCAATTGGCTGATGCTGATGCTGCAGTCGAGGCTCGAAAGAAACCTCCAGAGGATGCAGGCCCGAGGATTATCGGCGAAGGACTTGTGATCGATGAATGG AAAGAGCGGAGGGAAAGATACCTTGCTCGTCAGCAGGTTGAGGGGGTGGATTCGATGTAA